CGGCAGGCAAGGCCGGCGCGCTAACTCTGGCGGCAGCGGGTTTTGTACTGCACACCCTGATGCTCTCTCCGGTCCTCGCACAAGCCAGTCTCCACCTCGGTTTTTCGGGAGTCATCCTGTTGATGGGATGGCAACTGGTGCTACTGCTCTTGCTGGGGTCGATGCGGGCTCCACTGGAGAACCTGGGGATCCTGCTTTTCCCCATCCTTGCGATCTCCGTGCTGCTCTATCGTCCGCATGCGACCGGGGCAACGGGCACAGTGGCAAGCGGACCGGTTGAGCTGCACATCCTGACCGCCAGCATCGCTTACAGCCTGGTCATCCTTGCCGGCGCCCAAGCCATCCTGCTGATGATCCAGAATCATCTACTGCACCGGCATCGCACCAACGGCATCGTTCGCGTTTTTCCCCCGCTACAGACCATGGAGCGGCTGCTGTTTCAGCTCATTGGACTCGCATTCTTCGTGCTGTCGCTGGCGTTGTTGAGCGGAATGGTCTTTGTCGAGCATCTGTTCGCACAGCATCTGGTTCACAAGACCGTGTTGTCGATACTGGCCTGGATCATCCTCGGGATGCTGCTGTGGGGGCATCATCGATTCGGCTGGCGCGGGAAAGTGGCTGTTCGCTGGACCTTGAGCGGCGGCGCAGTCCTAACCATGGGCTATTTCGGCAGCAAATTCGTGCTGGAAACACTGCTCGGGCGGCAATGGGGATAAAGAACGTCCCAGAGGGCTTCGCGACGCCCCTGTCACGTCTCATCCGACTCAGGGATGGGCTCAACCGTTCCGCGACAACTCGATCGCGCTGTTTTTTGCATTGATGCGCCTCGTCCCGATTGCTATAGTTCGAGCCATTCCAGCCGCCGCACTGTCTACCAGGACAGCGATTCGACGATGGAAAATCCTGAGGTCTGAACGGGCAAGATATGACCGCTTCCATGACGATCGACGCGTTCGCCGCGCACGCGAGTACCCGCGCGCAGCGCCACCTCGGGATTCTGGTTTTGACGTTGGGAACCCCCTTCTTGCCAGACTGGCAAGGAAAGCTTCCCTCACCGAATATCCTTAATTTGCATGCCTAGGCGATTTCCCGCTGCCGCCGAACGTTCAGGAGTCAGACCGATGACTGCAACGGCTGGTTCATGCTTGATCCGCATGGCCCCAGCTGCAGCGCTCCGGACCGGCCCGGCGCAAACACGCACGGACACGGAAAACGCGGCGGGCACCGAAGAGTACCCCCCTTATGAAAAGAATGCTGATCAATGCCACACAACCCGAAGAGTTGCGGGTTGCGCTGGTTGACGGACAAAAGCTATTCGATCTCGATATCGAAACGCCATCCCGGGAACAAAAAAAAGCCAACATCTACAAAGGCCGCATTACCCGAATCGAACCCAGCCTGGACGCCTGCTTTGTGGAATATGGCGCAGAGCGCAACGGGTTCCTGCCCCTGAAGGAGGTTTCCCGCGACTACTTCAAGGGCGGCACCGAACCCGGCGGCAAGCTGAACATTGCGGAACTGCTCCACGAAGGACAGGAAGTCGTCGTTCAAGTCGAGAAGGAAGAGCGCGGCACCAAGGGTGCCGCCTTGACCACGTTCGTCAGCCTGGCTGGACGCTATCTGGTCCTGATGCCAAACAATCCTCGGGCGGGTGGCGTTTCCCGGCGTATCGAGGGTGAAGATCGCGACGAGCTGCGCGAGATCATGCGCAATCTGGACGTGCCGGAAGGCATGGGAATGATCGTACGCACGGCCGGAATGGGCCGCACGCCCGAGGAACTGCAATGGGATCTCGGGTATCTGCTGCAACTGTGGCGCGCCATCGAGCAAGCCGCCAACGAACGGCAGGCGCCATTTCTCATCTACCAGGAAAGCAACATCATCATCCGGGCCCTGCGCGACTACCTCCGTGCGGACATCAACGAGATCCTGGTCGACGATCCGACTGTCCATGAGCAGGCACGCGAATTCATGGCCACCGTGATGCCCCACAACCTCGGGCGCCTGAAGCTGTACCAAGACGCGATACCGCTGTTCACCCGCTACCAGATCGAGAGCCAGATCGAGCTCGCGTTTGCACGGGAAGTCAGACTCCCATCTGGTGGATCGATCGTCATCGACCATACCGAAGCGCTGACCAGCATCGACATCAACTCCGCACGGGCTACCCGGGGGGCCGATATCGAGGAAACGGCGCTACAGACCAACCTCGAGGCAGCTGAGGAAATTGCGCGTCAGCTGCGCTTGCGTGATCTGGGCGGACTGCTGGTCATCGATTTCATCGACATGACCCCGGCCAAGAATCAGCGAGAAGTCGAGAACCGCCTGCGGGAAGCCACCCAGCTCGACCGTGCGCGCATCCAGATCGGGCGTATTTCTCGCTTCGGCTTGCTCGAACTGTCCCGCCAGCGCCTGCGCCCCTCGCTGGGTGAACACAGTCATATCACCTGCCCTCGCTGTGAAGGACGGGGCACGATCCGTTCGGTCGAATCTCTGGCATTGGCCGTGCTTCGACTGATTCAGGAAGAGGCTATGAAAGACCGCACGGAGCGCGTTCTGGCTCAGCTTCCGGTTCCTGTGGCCACATTCCTGCTCAACGAAAAGCGTGCGGCCTTGAGCACCATTGAAGCGCGCCATGGGATCGTGCTGATCATCGTGCCCAGTCCACATATGGATACGCCGCGATATGAAGTGACGCGAATCCGGCAGGACGAATCACGCGCCAATGGTGAGGCTGAACCCACCTACAAGCTGCTCAGCCCGCCGCCCGCCGCGCAATACGAACCCAAGATCGGGACCCGCAGCACGAGCCAAACCCCGGCTGTCCGGATGACACCGCCACCACCCTCGCCGACCCCTGAAGCGTCGCCGGTCCGGAGCAAGTCACAACCGGCACCACCCGCGGCGAAACCCCGAGCATCATCGGGCAGTCTGTTGAAGAAAGTATGGGATCGGCTGTTTGGGGAGAGCGCCGCACCACAGCCGCAACCCGACAAACCGGAAACCGCCGAAGCTGCCCCCCCTGCAGAACAGGCGACTGAAAAGCCAACTCGCCGCCGCCGCAGCGCCACTGGAAATCGCCGAGGACGCACCAAACAACGGACGGAAACCGATACCGGCACTACACGTGCGCGATCGGTGGCACACCGTGCCGAAGCGACGCCCACCGAACCGCCACAGGCTAGTGATTCCACGGACGAATCTGTCGATCAAAGGGGGACGGATACCGACAACGGTGCACCAGACACGACTGGCGAGGACGCGCCGCGGAGTCGCCGTGGAAGGCGCGGCGGACGCCGGCGTCGACGCCCCGCGACCGCAGCAGCGCCGGACACGCAGACCCCAGCTCCTGAGACCGAGCTGGGCGGGGGACAACCGGAAAGTCGCGACATCGCCAGCAGCACTCCGCTGTCCTCGACACCCGCCGAGGCCGCGTTGCCGTCGGATCCATTCAAGCGCACTGCCGAAGGCGAATAAACGAGTCCCTACCGCGGCGGAGGGCGGTTCAGCGGTGACGTGACCCGTCGCCGCCGGCTGTCAATCAAGCTGGACAACCAGTCGGTTCATCAATGCAGTACACCCGGCGTCCAGCAAGTCGAGGACACGATCGAATCCTTGGACGCCGCCATAATAGGGGTCCGGTACGTCCTGCGGTACGCTGCCGCCCAACAAGTCCAAGAACAACTCGGGTTCGCATACCGCAGTGGCGGGTCGCAGCGTTCTCAGATGACGCAGGTTCGCCTGATCCATCGCAAAAACATGGGTGAATTGGGCGAAATCCGCCGGCTTCACCAAACGCGCCCGCATGGAACTCAGATCGATACCGCGGCGGCGGGCGGCGTCGTGCATTCTCGGGTCGGGCGACCGGCCAACGTGATAGGGATGCGTGCCCGCTGAATCAATGTCGATGCGATCCAACCATTGGGGCGCCTCCCGCTGGAATCGGTCACGCAACAGCCCCTCCGCCGCCGGGGATCGGCAGATATTCCCCATGCAGACAAACAAGATCCGGTACACGTGCCTTCGCCCTCCGATGTGAAGCGTGCTGCAGTGGGGAGCTACGCCGACGGGCGGCGGAGTGCCGCTTCAACGCGCTCAAGATCGGCTTCGGTATCGACGGCGGAACCGGGCAAGGCCGGCGCATCACCGACATGAATCCGAATCCCGCCCCACTGGAATCGCAGCTGCTCCAGCGATTCCTGCCGTTCCAGCTCGCTTGGTACCAGACTGGCGAAAGTCCGCAGCGCGCCGGCACGATAAGCGTAAATTCCCAGGTGTCGGAGCCACAGGCCCGGTGGCATTCCTGCATCATGGGAAAATCCACCGTCGCGATGCCAAGGAATGGGAGCTCGGCTGAAATACAGCGCCAGATCGTCCTGATCCAGAACCACCTTCACGACATTCGGATCGAGCAGCTCCTCCACCGTTCCGATGGGGGTACAGAGTGTCGTGACCG
The Candidatus Macondimonas diazotrophica genome window above contains:
- a CDS encoding cytochrome C assembly family protein, translated to MNSYWIAPAVALSYFGSTAVLLWRAWRMLNGRPAGKAGALTLAAAGFVLHTLMLSPVLAQASLHLGFSGVILLMGWQLVLLLLLGSMRAPLENLGILLFPILAISVLLYRPHATGATGTVASGPVELHILTASIAYSLVILAGAQAILLMIQNHLLHRHRTNGIVRVFPPLQTMERLLFQLIGLAFFVLSLALLSGMVFVEHLFAQHLVHKTVLSILAWIILGMLLWGHHRFGWRGKVAVRWTLSGGAVLTMGYFGSKFVLETLLGRQWG
- the rne gene encoding ribonuclease E — protein: MKRMLINATQPEELRVALVDGQKLFDLDIETPSREQKKANIYKGRITRIEPSLDACFVEYGAERNGFLPLKEVSRDYFKGGTEPGGKLNIAELLHEGQEVVVQVEKEERGTKGAALTTFVSLAGRYLVLMPNNPRAGGVSRRIEGEDRDELREIMRNLDVPEGMGMIVRTAGMGRTPEELQWDLGYLLQLWRAIEQAANERQAPFLIYQESNIIIRALRDYLRADINEILVDDPTVHEQAREFMATVMPHNLGRLKLYQDAIPLFTRYQIESQIELAFAREVRLPSGGSIVIDHTEALTSIDINSARATRGADIEETALQTNLEAAEEIARQLRLRDLGGLLVIDFIDMTPAKNQREVENRLREATQLDRARIQIGRISRFGLLELSRQRLRPSLGEHSHITCPRCEGRGTIRSVESLALAVLRLIQEEAMKDRTERVLAQLPVPVATFLLNEKRAALSTIEARHGIVLIIVPSPHMDTPRYEVTRIRQDESRANGEAEPTYKLLSPPPAAQYEPKIGTRSTSQTPAVRMTPPPPSPTPEASPVRSKSQPAPPAAKPRASSGSLLKKVWDRLFGESAAPQPQPDKPETAEAAPPAEQATEKPTRRRRSATGNRRGRTKQRTETDTGTTRARSVAHRAEATPTEPPQASDSTDESVDQRGTDTDNGAPDTTGEDAPRSRRGRRGGRRRRRPATAAAPDTQTPAPETELGGGQPESRDIASSTPLSSTPAEAALPSDPFKRTAEGE
- a CDS encoding low molecular weight protein-tyrosine-phosphatase — its product is MYRILFVCMGNICRSPAAEGLLRDRFQREAPQWLDRIDIDSAGTHPYHVGRSPDPRMHDAARRRGIDLSSMRARLVKPADFAQFTHVFAMDQANLRHLRTLRPATAVCEPELFLDLLGGSVPQDVPDPYYGGVQGFDRVLDLLDAGCTALMNRLVVQLD
- the kdsB gene encoding 3-deoxy-manno-octulosonate cytidylyltransferase; this encodes MPFKVVIPARHGATRLPGKPLRLIAGLPMVQHVYQRALESGAEEVIVATEHELVAQMARSFGATVCMTGEQHLCGTDRIAEVVEQRGWPDDTVVVNLQGDEPTMPAVNVARVAEHLLTQTQAPVTTLCTPIGTVEELLDPNVVKVVLDQDDLALYFSRAPIPWHRDGGFSHDAGMPPGLWLRHLGIYAYRAGALRTFASLVPSELERQESLEQLRFQWGGIRIHVGDAPALPGSAVDTEADLERVEAALRRPSA